The region TAAAAATAACTTGTTACTATCATACCATTTTTTCAAAATTTTTCAAGAGAAAAGAAGAAATTTTCTGAATTTTCTATTTTAACGTTTATTTATGAATGTTCTCCTTTTTTTATAAGTTTTTAAAAGGTAGTTTATATTTTTTTCAACTTATTTCTATTGATAATTATATATTTCTTCCGCAAATAACTTTAACTCATTTTTATATGAAATTTTTATGAGTGCATGTTTTCAGAATCTACAAAATTTATCGGAACTATACAAAAAAGGAAGCCACTAAGTGGCTTCCTTTAGAGTGAGGACTGATTAGTCTTCACCTTTGTTTTTCTTAATGATTTCTTCTTGTACTGACTTAGGTACATCTTCATAGTGGTCAAATACCATCATGAATGTACCACGTCCTTGAGATGCAGAACGAAGAACTGTTGCGTAACCGAACATTTCAGCGAGTGGAACGTAAGCACGAACGATTTGGCTGTTACCATGTGCTTCCATACCATCTACACGTCCACGACGAGCAGTTACGTGACCCATAACATCACCAAGGTTTTCTTCTGGAACAGTGATTGTTACAAGCATCATTGGCTCAAGGATAGCTGGTTGTGCTGATTTAGCAGCTTCTTTAAGGGCAAGTGAAGCCGCAATCTTGAAGGCAGTTTCAGATGAGTCGACATCGTGGTATGAACCATCGTAAAGTTTAGCTTTAACGTCAACCATTGGGTAACCTGCAAGAACACCGTTAGCCATAGATTCTACCAAACCTTTTTCAACCGCTGGGATAAATTCACGAGGAACCACACCACCGACGATTGCGTTTTCAAATTCGAATCCTTTACCTTCTTCGTTTGGAGTAAATTCAATCCATACATCACCGAATTGACCTTTACCACCAGACTGACGTTTGAAGAATCCACGTGCTTGAGTAGAAGCGCGGAATGTTTCACGGTAAGATACTTGAGGAGCACCTACGTTTGCTTCCACTTTGAACTCACGACGCATACGGTCAACAAGGACGTCAAGGTGAAGCTCACCCATACCTGAGATAACTGTTTCTCCAGTTTCAACGTTTGTTTCAACGCGGAATGTTGGATCTTCTTCAGCCAATTTTTGAAGGGCGATACCCATCTTGTCTTGGTCAGCTTTAGATTTTGGCTCAACCATCAATTGGATAACTGGTTCTGGAACGTTGATTGACTCAAGAATGATTTTAGCTTTTTCATCTGTCAATGAGTCACCAGTTGTAGTATCTTTCAAACCAACGGCAGCAGCGATATCACCTGAGTAAACAGTGTCAATTTCTTGACGGCTGTTGGCGTGCATTTGAAGGATACGTCCGATACGTTCACGTTTACCTTTAGAAGTGTTCAATACGTAAGAACCTGATTGAAGCACACCTGAGTAAACACGGAAGAATGTCAAACGACCTACGAATGGGTCAGTCATGATCTTGAAGGCAAGAGCTGCAAATGGCTCTTCGTCAGATGCTGGACGAGTTTCTTCTTCGTCTGTATCTGGGTTAACACCTTTGATTGCTGGGATGTCAAGTGGGCTTGGAAGGTAGTCAATAACCGCATCAAGCATCAATTGAACACCTTTGTTCTTGAAGGCTGAACCACACAATACTGGGAAGAATTCAACGTTGATAGTCGCTTTACGGATACCAGCTTTCAATTCTTCGTTAGTGATTTCTTCACCTTCGAGGTATTTCATCATCAATTCTTCGTCAGTTTCAGCAACTGCTTCGATCAATTTTTCACGGTATTCTTGAGCTTGGTCAAGGTATTCAGCTGGGATGTCTTCTTCAAGGATATCTGTACCAAGGTCGTTAGTATAGATTTCAGCTTTCATCTTGATCAAGTCGATGATACCACGGAAGTCATCTTCAGAACCGATTGGCAATTGGATTGGGTGTGCGTTTGCTTGAAGACGATCGTGAAGTGTGCTTACAGAGTAAAGGAAGTCAGCACCGATTTTGTCCATTTTGTTGGCAAATACGATACGTGGAACTCCATACTCAGTTGCTTGACGCCAAACTGTTTCAGTTTGAGGCTCAACACCTGATTGTGAGTCAAGAACGGTAACCGCACCATCCAATACACGAAGAGAACGTTGTACTTCGATTGTGAAGTCCACGTGTCCTGGTGTGTCGATGATGTTTACGCGGTGGTTGTTCCATTGAGCTGTTGTCGCAGCAGATGTGATAGTGATACCACGCTCTTGCTCTTGCTCCATCCAGTCCATTTGTGACGCACCTTCGTGAGTTTCACCGATTTTGTGGATTTTACCAGTGTAGTAAAGAATACGCTCAGTAGTTGTTGTTTTACCAGCATCGACGTGAGCCATGATACCGATATTACGAGTTTTTTCAAGTGAAAATTCGCGTGCCATGAGGTTTGTTTCTCCTATTTATTTTTGATTTCTATTCTATTATAACACGATTTTAATAAAAACGGATAGGCAGGACCTACCCGTTCTCAATGTTTTCATGCTATTGTTGGTTTCAACTTACGAGCTGGTAAGTTGAGTTGTAGCTAAGAGCTGATCGAGCTCAATTGAACTCGGGCTAAAAACCCAAGTTAGTTGAGTTGAGCTCAAGCTAAAAGTCTGGAGAAAAAGATGAATCTCATTGGTTGCAATCGCAACCTGCTTCGATTCCCTATTTTCTCTGGGACTTTCTTAACGCTTTCGCATCCTATCTTACCAACGGAAGTGTGCGAATGCACGGTTAGCTTCAGCCATACGGTGAGTGTCTTCACGTTTCTTAACAGCTGCACCAGTGTTGTTAGCAGCATCCAAGATTTCTTTTGCAAGACGGTCTTGCATTGTGTGTTCACCACGAAGACGAGCGATTGTTACCAACCAACGAAGTCCAAGTGTTGTACGACGTTCTGGACGAACTTCAACTGGGACTTGGTAGTTAGAACCACCAACACGACGTGCACGTACTTCAAGTACAGGCATGATGTTTTCCATAGCTGTTTCAAATACTTCAAGTGCATCGTTTCCAGTAGCTTCTTTGATTTGCTCAAAGGCACCGTAAACGATTGAAGCAGCTGTACCACGTTTACCATCAAGCATAACGCGGTTGATAAGACGAGTAACTAGTTGTGAATTGTAAAGCGGATCTGGCAATACGTCACGTTTTGGAGCTCTATTTTTACGACTCATTTCTCTTTATCCCCTTTCCTTATGCTTTTGGACGTTTAGTACCGTATTTAGAACGGCCTTGTTTACGATCGTTAACACCTGCAGTATCAAGTGCACCACGGACGATATGGTAACGTACCCCTGGAAGGTCTTTTACACGTCCACCACGAAGAAGCACCACGCTGTGCTCTTGCAAGTTGTGTCCGATACCTGGGATGTAGGCAGTAACTTCGATAAGGTTGCTCAAACGTACACGAGCGAATTTACGAAGGGCTGAGTTAGGTTTTTTAGGTGTCATTGTTCCAACACGAGTTGCAACACCACGTTTTTGTGGTGAGGAAACGTTTGTTTGAACTTTTTTATGGCTGTTGTAACCAACGTTCAAAGCTGGTGATTTAGATTTTTCTACTTTTGATTTACGCGGTTTGCGAACCAATTGGTTAATTGTAGGCATCTACATTCTCCTGTGTTTTTTTATTTTTGGTGATGATACACTTGGTGACAGCTATCATCTGTGTGTACTTTTGCAACATTTGTCAGCACGTCCCTGTACACTCTTGAGAGACCAAAAGTAAAAAGTACCGTCTATTATTGTAACAAAATTTTCCCTTGGTTGTCAAGATATTTTTCTTTTTTATTGTTAATTTTAGCTTTTTTGTAGTGCTCCCTAAAAAAAGAAAAAGGAGGAATCCCACCCTCCTAAAGTTAGTATTGTTCCATTCAATCCCATCAATTTTAGCACATAATGTTCAAAAAATATTATATCATCACAACCAACCAGATTCTTTCGCGATATTAGCTGCCTCTGTTCGATTACCAGCATCTAGTTTCGAAAGAATATTGGTGACATAGTTTCGGACTGTTCCGTTTGATAAATAAAGTTTGTCTGCAATTTCTTGGTTAGAGAAGCCCTGAGCAATTCCATTTAAAACTGCTATTTCTTGTTCTGTTAATGGATTGGGATGCGTCATCACCACTTCCATTAATTCAGGCGAATACTCCTTGCGTCCCTCTAGGACGGTGTGCAAGGTTTGCATGAGGTCTGCAATGTTTCTTTCTTTTAATACATAAGCATCTACTCCAGCCTTGACCGCACGTTCAAAATACCCTGAGCGCTTGAAGGTCGTCACTACAACCACCTTTGTTTCAAGCTTTTCTGCTCGTATCCACTCCAAGACTTCAAGACCTGTCTTAACGGGCATTTCTACGTCAAGGATGGCGATATCTACAGACTCCTTTTCTAATAGTTGGATTGCTTCTTGCCCATTCTTGGCTTGAAAGACAGACTCTACATCCGGTTGAAGCGTGAGCAACTGGCACATGGCATCTCGCAACATACTTTGATCTTCTGCAACAAGTAGTTTCATCTTAGTTTCTCTCCTTATAAGGTAGTCGAACCTGAACTTCTGTCGGTTGTTTCCAACTAATTACCTTTACTTCTCCCGAAAATGGAAGAACACGATCTCGAACTGTATGGAGGTCATCCCCCTTTATAGAAGTAAAGCCACAGCCATCATCTCTCACTGTTAGAATGAGTTCTTTCTCTGTCCGTTCTAATTTTAAGCAGACTTTAGAAGCTTTGGCATGTTTGATGATATTAGTCACCAATTCAAGCAAAATCATGGAAGCCGTTGACTCCAATTCCTGAGTTAGGCTAGCTGTATCTAGTTGATTAGCTATTTCAACCTCAATTCCAGCAATTTCTAACATCTTTTTCACCGTCTCTAATTCGGATGTCAAAGTTCTAGACTTAAGATTTTCCACAATGGTTCGCACTTCACGCATTGATTCTTTGCTAATTTGCTGTATTTCTCTTAATTCCTTTTCTACTTGTGGATAAGCCTGTATTTGAAATAACTGCAAGGCTAAATCTGTCTTGACACTGAGCATAGCAAAAGTGTGTCCCAGACTATCATGCAAGTCCTGACCGATACGACTGCGTTCATTTTCAGCAAGCAATAGATTTATCTTTGCATTTTGCTTGGCCTGAGCTTCTTTCAAATCCTCGACAATGCGAATCCGAACCAAGCCAAAAGTCATCAAATCGACAAACGTAAGAATCCCAAGCAGATAGAATAGAAACTCAACTTCGATTCTCTGAATAATCAACAGTTGCCCCACAACAAAGACTTGAGTAAGGAGAAAAGTCCAGACATGTAAAGACTTTAAACTACGTACACCAAAATGATAAATTAAGAGATTGGAAAGGAAAAAGAAGAACCAAATATAATTCGCAGCAACAAAGGCAGTATAGCTAGCTACATAGACTAGCATGATGCCCCAGAAAAGCCAAGAAAGGCGCTGGTTCTTAGTTATTAAAACACCCAAATACGCCACTACAAATAGAATATCAATCAATAAATGCCAGACAGGAAGCTCCCCAGTCACTACAGGAATGATGGAAAAAACCATAAAAATCAAACTGGCCCAATACATATAGTCTATACTTTTCATTCTTTCAAGCATTAAGCATTCTCCTTATGACCTTGAAGGTAAATGGTCAAACCAAACAAAATAGCTGAAAAAACAAGTAGATAAACTGTGGCTGATAGATTGATGCCATCCTCGTTTAAGAAGGTCTTGAGCAACTCCATCAGCTGATAAGTTGGTAGACACTTCCCGATTGCTTGCATCCAGTCTGGAAATAAAGAGATGGGCATCCAGAGCCCGCCTAAAACAGCCAAGCCTAGATAGAGAAGATTGCCCACGACAGACATCAGCTGACTAGAAGGCAAGAGTGTCAAGGTCAAGCCAAGCGCTACAAAAGCTACACTTCCAACTATCAGCAAGAACGCAGCCCCAATCCAGCTTCCTAAAGGCATATCCACACCTCTGACCAAGTGCCCAACTGAGAAAACAACCAGGATTGAGACCATATAATCAACCATCATACTTGTTATCTTTGATAGATAATATTCTACCATATTTACCGGAGTATGGCGCAATGTTTTCTGCCAGTTGTTGATTTTATCTGTATGTAAAACAGCTGGAAATGAGAAGATAGCTGTCGACATCATGGAAAAAGCCGTCATGGAGATGAGGTAGTCGCGCATAAAATTATCCGATCCACCTGGTGTGTCCTGGTACATACCTGAAAAGAATAAATAGAAGGCTGTCGGCATCCCTACGGATAATAGATAGTAGACTAATTGTCGTTTGGTCAATAGAAATTCTATCTTATTTAATGCTATCCATTGTTTCATCTTAGTCATCTCCCTTTTGTGTTTCTTCAAAGATTGTATCCAGTAAGCTACGATTATTGACTTCAATTTCTTGAATCCTACATCCTGCTCGGACTAATAGTTCCCAGAAAGCATCTGCTTCGCGTGTGACTACTTGTAGAGCATCCTGTTTTTGTGACCAGTTTTCAACCAAGTTTGACTGTTCGACAACTTCCTTATATGCTAGAGGAAGGATAAAGTGCTTTTCAATCTCCTCACTGCGCATGGCTAGAGGTGTTGTATCGCGAATCAACTCTCCCTTATTCAAGACCAAGATTCGGTCCGCTGTATGCTCTACCTCTTCGATATAATGGGAGGAATAGAGAATGGTAACTCCCTTAGCTTTTAGTTCCTGAACAATTTCCCAAAAGCCTTGACGAGTTGAAGTATCCATGGCAGCAGTTGGTTCATCTAAAAAGACAAGCTTTGGTCGCCCAATCAAGGTCAAGACAAAAGAGAAAAGACGCTTTTGCCCACCTGACAATTTTTCTGCAAATTGCTCTTTTTGTTGCTTGTCAAACTGCAATAGTTGATCGATCTCCTGGTTGCTCAAGGGATTTGGATAGATACGTTGAAAGAAAACAATCAACTCTTTTACCTTTAATTTCTGAACGATGACATTTTCTTGAGGGAGGTAGGATCTTGTGTAGTCTAACTTAGAGCTCGTCACTGGCAAGCCTTGGATGGATACTTGACCGCTGGAGACCAATTTATCTCCGAGCAAACAGTCCAAGAGTGTTGTCTTTCCAGCTCCGTTTGGCCCAATCATGGCAACACATTCACCTTCAGCTACCTCAAAGGAAATATCCTTCAAAATAGCTTTACCCTTGATGCTTTTATGCAAGCCTTGTACCTTAATCATATTCATGATATTCTCCTTTCAGCCATTCCATCCCTATAGGAAAGGCGATAAAAATCATAAATCCTAATCCCCAGGCGCCGCGAATAACTTGGTGAAGAAAGACTTGATCAAACCAACCTGTAAACATTTCTACCAACCATGCCACTAGTGATAGCCCAATAAAAAGATAGAGAATCGCTTTTTTCATTTTTCAAACTCCTTTTTCACATCTGAGACCAATTTCAAACCTTCTCGTATTATCCAAGACATCATTCCAAAGCTTGCAAACAACTCCCAAGGAAAATGATAAAATCCTTCATCCAATCCTGAAAACATGAGATAAGTCATGACTCCTGCTGCTATTAAGCTCATTGCGACAATCATTTTATTTTTCATCTCTTCTTCCTCCATTTCATACTTCAATTATAGTCCTTTGAAGTTAGCGGAGCTAGAAGCTTCTGTCACTAAGAAATATGACAAATGTCATAAAAAAAGAAAGTTGCAAAATCAACTTTCTTTTTAATCTATTAAATTTTTATTCCACACTAAATAGGTATGGGTAAACTGGTTGTTGGCCTTGGTGGATTTCGACTTCAACGTCTTCGAATTCTTCTGCGATTTCTTGGGCAATTTCATTGGCAAGTTCTTCGCTTCCGTCTTCACCGACATAGAAGGTTACGATTTCACTGTCTTCATCCAACATATGTTTCAATGTTTCTGTCAAGGTTTGGTGCATGTCAGGGTTTGACACAAGAATTTTCCCATCAACCATACCAAGATTATCGTTTTCATGGATTTCTAAACCATCGATTGTTGTATCACGTACAGCTGTTGTGACGCTTCCGCTAACGACATCTCTAAGGGTTGCAGTCATACGCTCTTGATTTTCTTCAATTGACTTGCTTGGATCAAAGGCAAGAAGACTTGTCAAACCTTGAGGAAGAGTACGAGTCTCTACCACTACTGCTGGTTGCTCCAAAACTTCTGCTGCAGATTGAGCTGCCATGAAGATGTTCTTGTTGTTTGGTAGGAAGATAATGTTACGAGCATTGACCTGCTCAACAGCCTTGATAAAGTCTTCTGTTGAAGGGTTCATAGTTTGACC is a window of Streptococcus mitis DNA encoding:
- the fusA gene encoding elongation factor G, producing MAREFSLEKTRNIGIMAHVDAGKTTTTERILYYTGKIHKIGETHEGASQMDWMEQEQERGITITSAATTAQWNNHRVNIIDTPGHVDFTIEVQRSLRVLDGAVTVLDSQSGVEPQTETVWRQATEYGVPRIVFANKMDKIGADFLYSVSTLHDRLQANAHPIQLPIGSEDDFRGIIDLIKMKAEIYTNDLGTDILEEDIPAEYLDQAQEYREKLIEAVAETDEELMMKYLEGEEITNEELKAGIRKATINVEFFPVLCGSAFKNKGVQLMLDAVIDYLPSPLDIPAIKGVNPDTDEEETRPASDEEPFAALAFKIMTDPFVGRLTFFRVYSGVLQSGSYVLNTSKGKRERIGRILQMHANSRQEIDTVYSGDIAAAVGLKDTTTGDSLTDEKAKIILESINVPEPVIQLMVEPKSKADQDKMGIALQKLAEEDPTFRVETNVETGETVISGMGELHLDVLVDRMRREFKVEANVGAPQVSYRETFRASTQARGFFKRQSGGKGQFGDVWIEFTPNEEGKGFEFENAIVGGVVPREFIPAVEKGLVESMANGVLAGYPMVDVKAKLYDGSYHDVDSSETAFKIAASLALKEAAKSAQPAILEPMMLVTITVPEENLGDVMGHVTARRGRVDGMEAHGNSQIVRAYVPLAEMFGYATVLRSASQGRGTFMMVFDHYEDVPKSVQEEIIKKNKGED
- a CDS encoding response regulator transcription factor yields the protein MKLLVAEDQSMLRDAMCQLLTLQPDVESVFQAKNGQEAIQLLEKESVDIAILDVEMPVKTGLEVLEWIRAEKLETKVVVVTTFKRSGYFERAVKAGVDAYVLKERNIADLMQTLHTVLEGRKEYSPELMEVVMTHPNPLTEQEIAVLNGIAQGFSNQEIADKLYLSNGTVRNYVTNILSKLDAGNRTEAANIAKESGWL
- a CDS encoding ABC transporter ATP-binding protein → MNMIKVQGLHKSIKGKAILKDISFEVAEGECVAMIGPNGAGKTTLLDCLLGDKLVSSGQVSIQGLPVTSSKLDYTRSYLPQENVIVQKLKVKELIVFFQRIYPNPLSNQEIDQLLQFDKQQKEQFAEKLSGGQKRLFSFVLTLIGRPKLVFLDEPTAAMDTSTRQGFWEIVQELKAKGVTILYSSHYIEEVEHTADRILVLNKGELIRDTTPLAMRSEEIEKHFILPLAYKEVVEQSNLVENWSQKQDALQVVTREADAFWELLVRAGCRIQEIEVNNRSLLDTIFEETQKGDD
- a CDS encoding sensor histidine kinase, with amino-acid sequence MLERMKSIDYMYWASLIFMVFSIIPVVTGELPVWHLLIDILFVVAYLGVLITKNQRLSWLFWGIMLVYVASYTAFVAANYIWFFFFLSNLLIYHFGVRSLKSLHVWTFLLTQVFVVGQLLIIQRIEVEFLFYLLGILTFVDLMTFGLVRIRIVEDLKEAQAKQNAKINLLLAENERSRIGQDLHDSLGHTFAMLSVKTDLALQLFQIQAYPQVEKELREIQQISKESMREVRTIVENLKSRTLTSELETVKKMLEIAGIEVEIANQLDTASLTQELESTASMILLELVTNIIKHAKASKVCLKLERTEKELILTVRDDGCGFTSIKGDDLHTVRDRVLPFSGEVKVISWKQPTEVQVRLPYKERN
- a CDS encoding ABC transporter permease, coding for MKQWIALNKIEFLLTKRQLVYYLLSVGMPTAFYLFFSGMYQDTPGGSDNFMRDYLISMTAFSMMSTAIFSFPAVLHTDKINNWQKTLRHTPVNMVEYYLSKITSMMVDYMVSILVVFSVGHLVRGVDMPLGSWIGAAFLLIVGSVAFVALGLTLTLLPSSQLMSVVGNLLYLGLAVLGGLWMPISLFPDWMQAIGKCLPTYQLMELLKTFLNEDGINLSATVYLLVFSAILFGLTIYLQGHKENA
- the rpsL gene encoding 30S ribosomal protein S12, whose protein sequence is MPTINQLVRKPRKSKVEKSKSPALNVGYNSHKKVQTNVSSPQKRGVATRVGTMTPKKPNSALRKFARVRLSNLIEVTAYIPGIGHNLQEHSVVLLRGGRVKDLPGVRYHIVRGALDTAGVNDRKQGRSKYGTKRPKA
- the rpsG gene encoding 30S ribosomal protein S7 translates to MSRKNRAPKRDVLPDPLYNSQLVTRLINRVMLDGKRGTAASIVYGAFEQIKEATGNDALEVFETAMENIMPVLEVRARRVGGSNYQVPVEVRPERRTTLGLRWLVTIARLRGEHTMQDRLAKEILDAANNTGAAVKKREDTHRMAEANRAFAHFRW